Genomic window (SAR202 cluster bacterium):
TCCTACAAGTGAACTTAAGTTATCTTCTTGAAATACATGACTTACTAATCCAGTATTTTTGTGGGAAAATATATGACCGTCGGCAGAAGTGGCAATCCCAGCACTCTCTTGACCGCGGTGTTGTAATGCAAACAAGGCATAAAATAATGTTTGAGCAACTTCAAAATCTGGAGAATAAACTCCCACAACTCCACAGCTTTCCTTTGGAGAATCATCAAAACAGTGCTCTATATTTTGATCTTCTTGAAAAATAAGACACCTATCCTTCTGTACAATAATAATATACTGAATACCATGATTAGAAAATACAACCAACAATAATTAAACTACGTATTTATTCAGCTTTCTAAGTTATTCACCATAGTATTTAGTATTTAATTGTTTTATCTGATAACATATATAAATATTTTTAATAAATTAATAAAAACTACGGATCTATTTATGACACAACGAGGTGACCAACTCATACAAGCAAGATTGCAAAAACTAGATTCTTTGCGAGCACTTGGAGTCAATCCATACCCTACATTCTATGAAAAGACTCATACAAATTCAGAAGCTAAGAAATTATTCGAAGAAAACGAAAATTTGGAAAAAAATTTTGATGAAACAATCCAAGTTTGTTTAGCCGGAAGAGTTATGGCTATACGTCAAATGGGAAAGGCCGTATTCATTGATATTGACGATAGTACAGATAAAATACAACTTCATTTAAAGGAAGATATACTCAAAAATGATTTTGTATTACTTGATCAATTAGATATAGGAGACTTCATTGGAACTAGCGGTAAGTTATTTCGAACTAGACGAGGTGAAATAACACTTGAATCAAGTACTATGACCTTTCTCGCAAAATCTCTAAAGCCCCCTCCTGAAAAATGGCATGGTTTAAAAAATGTTGAAATCAGATATAGGCAAAGATATTTAGATTTATTATCAAATAGAGAAGTCACAAATATTTTTTTTAAGCGAAGTAAAATAATATCCTCAATCAGAAATTTTATGGAGTCGCAATCATTTGTAGAGGTTGAAACTCCTGTTCTTGTTCCCATAGCTGCAGGTGCAATGGCTCAACCATTTGTCACACAACACAATGCCTTAAATCAAACCTTATATATGAGAATAGCTACTGAATTATACCTAAAACGGCTAATAATTGGTGGCATGGATAAAGTTTTTGAAATAGGAAGAGTTTTTCGTAACGAAGGTATCGATATGAACCACAATCCTGAATTCACAATGATGGAAAGCTATGAAGCATATGCTGATTATAATCAAGTTATGCAAATGGTTGAGAATTTAGTAAATACAGTTGCAAATGAATGTATAAATACCACCTCAGTTGAATTTCAAGGTAATACAATTGAACTCAAAAGTCCTTGGCAAAGAATTTCAATGAAAGACGCAATTAAAGAATATAGTGGAATAGATTTGGATAATACAGCAACGATGAAAAATATAAAAACTGAGGCAGGAAATCTTGGTATTAGAGTAGAACAATTAGAAAGTACAGGTAGAATTGTCGATAAATTGATCAGTAAATTTGTAGAACCTAAACTTATTCAACCCACATTTTTAATAGATTATCCTACAGAAATGTCTCCGTTAGCCAAGGCTAAAACAGATAACCCAAACTATGTAGAAAGATTTGAGGCATTTATTGGTGGAATGGAAATTGCTAATTCATATTCTGAACTGAATGATCCAATTATTCAAAGAGAACGATTTGAAGAACAAGAAGCTTTTCGAGAAACATATACCTCCGAGGAAGATTTCGATCGTCTTGATGAAGACTTTTTAGAAGCTTTAGAATACGGTATGCCGCCTACTGGGGGGTTGGGTGTAGGAATTGACCGATTAGTCATGATACTCACCGAACAAGATACAATACGTGATGTGGTTCTTTTCCCTCAAATGAGAACGACAAAAAATACTAATGAATAACAATAATGATAAAACATTTTACTGCAACAACATTTATATCCACGCAAACACATACTCTCCTACACTTTCATGAAAAAAATAAATTGTGGTTACCTGCAGGAGGGCATATTGAAGAAAACGAAACTCCTCTTGAAGCTGCAAAGCGAGAAGCATACGAAGAAACTGGAATAGAGATTGAAATCTTACCAACAAACGAAAACTTTCAATTTACAGAACCAGCGCAAATTATAAGTCCGGTTTCAATATTATTAGAAGATATCGAAGAAAGAAAAAATGAACCTAAACATCAACACATAGATTTGATCTTTTTTGCAAAACCTGTAATGTTGAAGGAGATAAAATTACTAGATGGATGGTATTGGGTTTCTGAAGAAGAACTAAATAATGATCGAATATTCAATCAAAACATTTCTAAAGGCAATGGATTTGCCCTTGACGATGTAAAAATACTCGGTCTAAACTCAATACGAAAATGTAAAAGTATTGGAGTCAAATTTGATTGATATCAATTTATTGCGTAACCAAAAAGACATGGTTGCCGAAATGATGAAAAACAGAAGTGAAAATGTAGACTTAGATAGCATACTAGAATTAGATGTTACCAGACGTAACCTCATACAAATTGTAGATGAGCTTAGATCTAAGCGAAATACAGTAAGCAAAGAAATAGCTCATATGAAAGAGAAACCACCAAAACTCATAGAAGAAATGAGACTAGTTAGTGAAAATATCAAACAAACTGAAGAAAAAATACGAAATAATGAACAAGAACTACATCTAAAACTCTTAGAAATTCCCAATATTCTCGAAAATGATATTTTAATTGGGCATGATGAAAGTGAAAACAAAGTTATTCATACATGGGGCTCTCCAATTGAATATGATTTCTCCCCCAAACCCCATTGGGAAATAAATGACAACCTCAATATTATCGACTTTGAAGCAGGAGTAAAAGTTTCTGGCTCCCGTTTTTTTATACTTCGTGGTCAAGGAGCAAAATTAGAAAGAGCTTTAATTAATTGGATGTTAGATAAACATACAAATGAAAATAAATTTGAAGAAATACAAGTACCTGCACTTGTTAAACAAGAAACAATGACAGGAAGCGGAAATCTACCAAAATTTGAAGAAAATTTATACAGAGATACAGGCGATGATTTATGGTTAATTCCTACAGCTGAAGTACCCTTAACTAGTATTCATCACGATGATATTCTAAACGGAAATGAACTTCCAAAATATTACGTGTCATATGCTCCATCTTTTCGAAAAGAGAAAACTTCTGCGGGCAGAGACACTCGAGGCATCAAACGAGTACATCAGTTCAATAAAGTTGAATTATATAAAATTGTGACACCAGAATCTTCTAAGTCTGAGCTACATACTCTAATAGACATTGTAGAAAACCTTCTACAAGAATTAGGTTTACACTATAGATTACTTGAATTATGTTCAAGTGATATTGGATTCCAATCAGCACAAAGTTTTGACCTTGAAGTTTGGGCACCAGGTTCAAAAGAATGGCTAGAAGTAAGCTCCTGTTCAAACTGTCTTGATTTTCAATCACGACGAGCAAATATTAAATTTAAACGAGAACAATCAAGTAGAACAGAATATCCTCATACTTTAAATGGATCAGCCCTGGCTCTCCCACGCATTATGATTTCTATTATGGAAACTTTCCAACAAATTGATGGAACAGTTATTATACCTGAAGTTTTACACAAATATACTGGATTTACAGAAATTAAACCTAATACTCAATAAAACTAACAAGATGAACAAATTCCTATATATACTATTTTAATAAAGGGAAAACATATAAAATTACGATATGCAATGTTGCTGCAATGCAAATCGTATATGTTTCCATACAAACTTATTTGGTTTTTAACCTAAAAAATGAGGCGATAAGTGGTTATAAGTGACTTAAATAAAATAAAAATTGTTGCCCACCGAGGTGGAAAATTTGATGAAGAAAATACTTTAGCTAACTTTAAAAAAGCATTAAATTACGCTCAAATAAACCCAGATATTAATTTAATGATTGAACTTGATGTTCAATCCCCAAAACCAAACTATGATGGCACAAATGGTAATTTAGTTGTTATACATGATAGCACAGTTAATAGAACTACTTTAGGTAGAGGGCTTGTTTCGTCATACACTCAAAATGAACTGATATCTTTACCAATTCGAAACATAAATCAAAGAAGAATTTCAATAAAACATCATAAGATATCTGCCTCAAATGGATTACCCTTATTATCTGTATCTGGTTCTGATCGTAGAATACCTTTATTGAAAGAAGTTTTGGAAATCACTGAAACTGTAAATATAAATAGACTGAATAACAATATAGCTCCCGTAGGCGTTGGAATTGACTTTACTCATGTCGCTAGCAGATTTGAAAGATTTAAAGATCATGTTTTGTATCCGTTTCTAGAAAAATTAAACCCAGGTAGTCAATTAAATAAAGTATCTCCTCCTACAAAATTACTTGAACAATTAGCATTAGAAATATCGGATAAAAAAAGACTAACTCCAATTCAATTAATATCTCAGGGAATATATTCTGGCAGAAATCTGTCTTTATTAATTAAATTAATTGAAAAAATTAATGGTCAATTCCATCTTGCTATACAAGCTTCTACTTCTCATTTTCCAGCTGATATCATTAGTTTAAAACGATCATTAGATATCGGCACTACAAGTCTTTCTGAACTAATTGAATCAAAAAGATTTACCGTTAAC
Coding sequences:
- a CDS encoding NUDIX domain-containing protein translates to MIKHFTATTFISTQTHTLLHFHEKNKLWLPAGGHIEENETPLEAAKREAYEETGIEIEILPTNENFQFTEPAQIISPVSILLEDIEERKNEPKHQHIDLIFFAKPVMLKEIKLLDGWYWVSEEELNNDRIFNQNISKGNGFALDDVKILGLNSIRKCKSIGVKFD
- the lysS gene encoding lysine--tRNA ligase; protein product: MTQRGDQLIQARLQKLDSLRALGVNPYPTFYEKTHTNSEAKKLFEENENLEKNFDETIQVCLAGRVMAIRQMGKAVFIDIDDSTDKIQLHLKEDILKNDFVLLDQLDIGDFIGTSGKLFRTRRGEITLESSTMTFLAKSLKPPPEKWHGLKNVEIRYRQRYLDLLSNREVTNIFFKRSKIISSIRNFMESQSFVEVETPVLVPIAAGAMAQPFVTQHNALNQTLYMRIATELYLKRLIIGGMDKVFEIGRVFRNEGIDMNHNPEFTMMESYEAYADYNQVMQMVENLVNTVANECINTTSVEFQGNTIELKSPWQRISMKDAIKEYSGIDLDNTATMKNIKTEAGNLGIRVEQLESTGRIVDKLISKFVEPKLIQPTFLIDYPTEMSPLAKAKTDNPNYVERFEAFIGGMEIANSYSELNDPIIQRERFEEQEAFRETYTSEEDFDRLDEDFLEALEYGMPPTGGLGVGIDRLVMILTEQDTIRDVVLFPQMRTTKNTNE
- the serS gene encoding serine--tRNA ligase, whose amino-acid sequence is MIDINLLRNQKDMVAEMMKNRSENVDLDSILELDVTRRNLIQIVDELRSKRNTVSKEIAHMKEKPPKLIEEMRLVSENIKQTEEKIRNNEQELHLKLLEIPNILENDILIGHDESENKVIHTWGSPIEYDFSPKPHWEINDNLNIIDFEAGVKVSGSRFFILRGQGAKLERALINWMLDKHTNENKFEEIQVPALVKQETMTGSGNLPKFEENLYRDTGDDLWLIPTAEVPLTSIHHDDILNGNELPKYYVSYAPSFRKEKTSAGRDTRGIKRVHQFNKVELYKIVTPESSKSELHTLIDIVENLLQELGLHYRLLELCSSDIGFQSAQSFDLEVWAPGSKEWLEVSSCSNCLDFQSRRANIKFKREQSSRTEYPHTLNGSALALPRIMISIMETFQQIDGTVIIPEVLHKYTGFTEIKPNTQ